In a single window of the Phocoena phocoena chromosome 14, mPhoPho1.1, whole genome shotgun sequence genome:
- the MSH6 gene encoding DNA mismatch repair protein Msh6 isoform X4 has translation MSRQSTLYSFFPKSPALNNASKDPVRASSESAAAAATGASPPSPGGDAAWSEAGPGPGPLAGSTSRAEARNLNGGLRKSAAPAVPASSCDFSPGDLVWAKMEGYPWWPCLVYNHPFDGTFIREKGKSARVHVQFFDDSPTRGWVSRRLLKPYTGSKSKEAQKGGHFYSSKPEILRAMQRADEALNKDKIKRLELAVCDEPSEPEEEEETEAGATYASDKSEEENEIESEEEVRPKVQGSRRSSRQIKKRRVISDSESDIGGSDVEFKPDAKEEGSSDEISSGVGDSDSEGLDNPVKVAPKRKRMITGNGSLKRKSSRKEMPSATKRATGISSETKNTLSAFSAPQNSESQAHVSGGCDDSSRPTIWYHETLEWLKEEKRRDKHRRRPDHPDFDASTLYVPEDFLNSCTPGMRKWWQIKSQNFDLVIFYKVGKFYELYHMDALTGVSELGLVFMKGNWAHSGFPEIAFGRYSDSLVQKGYKVARVEQTETPEMMEARCRKMAHISKYDRVVRREICRVITKGTQTYSVLEGDPSENYSKYLLSLKEKEDDSSGHARVYGVCFVDTSLGKFFIGQFSDDRHCSRFRTLVAHYPPVQVLFEKGNLSVETKMILKGSLSSSLQEGLIPGSQFWDAAKTLRTLLEEGYFTDKLNEDSGVMLPQVLKGMTSESDSVGLTPGEKSELALSALGGCVFYLKKCLIDQELLSMANFEEYIPLDSDTVRATGPGAVFAKASQRMVLDAVTLNNLEIFLNGTNGSTEGTLLDKIDTCYTPFGKRLLKQWLCAPLCNPYVISDRLDAIEDLMVVPDKISEVVDLLKKLPDLERLLSKIHNVGSPLKSQNHPDSRAIMYEETTYSKKKIIDFLSALEGFKVLCKIIGVMEEVVDDFKSKILKQVLTLQAKNPEGRFPDLTLELNRWDTAFDHEKARKTGLITPKAGFDSDYDQALADIRENEQSLLEYLEKQRSRIGCRTIVYWGIGRNRYQLEIPENFITRNLPEEYELKSTKKGCKRYWTKTIEKKLANLINAEERRDVSLKDCMRRLFYNFDKNYKDWQAAVECIAVLDVLLCLANYSRGGDGPMCRPVILLPEEDTPPFLDLKGSRHPCITKTFFGDNFIPNDILIGCEEEEENGKAYCVLVTGPNMGGKSTLMRQAGLLVVMAQMGCYVPAEVCRLTPIDRVFTRLGASDRIMSGESTFFVELSETASILKHATAHSLVLVDELGRGTATFDGTAIANAVVKELAENIKCRTLFSTHYHSLVEDYSQNVAVRLGHMKMNVKIPARRLLPSCINSLKEPVLKAMALMQQGLLIFQRRLFKRDIEKQENLRR, from the exons ATGTCGCGACAAAGCACGCTGTACAGCTTCTTCCCCAAGTCTCCAGCCCTGAATAATGCCAGCAAAGACCCGGTCAGGGCCTCAAGTGAAagcgccgccgccgctgccaccggggcctctcccccttccccaggcgGGGATGCGGCCTGGAGCGAGGCCGGGCCTGGGCCGGGGCCCCTGGCGGGCTCCACTTCGCGGGCCGAGGCGAGGAACCTCAACGGAGGGCTGCGGAAGTCGGCAGCCCCTGCGGTCCCCGCCAG TTCTTGTGACTTCTCACCAGGTGATTTGGTTTGGGCCAAGATGGAGGGTTACCCTTGGTGGCCTTGCCTGGTTTACAACCACCCTTTTGATGGAACATTCATCCGTGAGAAAGGAAAGTCTGCCCGAGTTCATGTACAGTTTTTTGATGACAGCCCAACAAGGGGCTGGGTTAGCAGAAGGCTATTAAAGCCATATACAG GTTCGAAGTCAAAGGAAGCCCAGAAAGGAGGTCATTTCTACAGTTCAAAGCCTGAAATACTCAGAGCAATGCAACGTGCAGATGAAGCCTTGAATAAAGACAAGATTAAGAGGCTTGAATTGGCAGTGTGTGATGAGCCCTCAGaaccagaggaggaagaagagacgGAG GCAGGTGCCACTTACGCATCAGATAAgagtgaagaagaaaatgaaattgagagTGAAGAGGAAGTGAGGCCAAAGGTGCAAGGATCTAGGCGAAGTAGCCGCCAGATAAAAAAGCGAAGGGTCATATCAGACTCTGAGAGTGACATTGGTGGCTCTGATGTGGAATTTAAGCCAGATGCTAAGGAGGAAGGAAGCAGTGATGAAATAAGCAGTGGAGTAGGGGATAGTGACAGTGAAGGCCTGGACAACCCTGTTAAAGTTGCTCCGAAGAGGAAGAGAATGATAACTGGTAATGGCTCCCTCAAAAGGAAAAGTTCAAGGAAGGAAATGCCCTCGGCCACCAAACGAGCAACTGGCATTTCATCAGAAACCAAGAATACTTTGAGTGCTTTCTCTGCCCCTCAAAATTCTGAATCCCAAGCCCACGTTAGTGGAGGATGTGATGACAGTAGTCGCCCTACCATCTGGTATCATGAAACTTTAGAGTGGCTtaaggaggagaagagaagagataaGCACAGGAGGCGACCTGATCACCCTGATTTTGATGCATCCACACTCTATGTGCCTGAGGATTTCCTTAATTCCTGTACTCCTGGGATGAGAAAGTGGTGGCAGATTAAGTCTCAGAACTTTGATCTTGTCATATTTTATAAGGTGGGGAAGTTTTATGAGCTCTACCACATGGATGCTCTTACTGGAGTCAGTGAACTAGGGCTGGTATTCATGAAAGGCAACTGGGCCCATTCTGGTTTCCCTGAAATTGCATTTGGCCGATATTCAGATTCCCTGGTCCAGAAGGGCTATAAAGTAGCACGGGTGGAACAGACCGAGACCCCGGAAATGATGGAGGCACGATGCCGAAAGATGGCACATATATCTAAGTATGATAGAGTGGTGAGGAGGGAGATCTGTAGGGTCATTACCAAGGGTACACAGACCTACAGTGTGCTGGAAGGTGACCCCTCGGAGAACTACAGTAAATACCTTCTTAGcctcaaagaaaaagaagatgattCTTCTGGCCACGCTCGAGTGTACGGAGTATGTTTTGTTGATACCTCGCTAGGGAAGTTCTTCATAGGTCAGTTTTCAGATGATCGCCATTGTTCCAGGTTTAGGACGTTAGTGGCACACTATCCTCCAGTACAAGTCTTGTTTGAGAAAGGAAATCTCTCAGTGGAAACTAAGATGATTCTCAAGGGTTCATTGTCCTCTTCTCTTCAGGAAGGTCTGATACCAGGTTCCCAGTTTTGGGATGCAGCCAAAACTTTGAGAACTCTCCTTGAAGAAGGGTATTTTACAGACAAGTTAAATGAGGACAGTGGGGTGATGTTACCCCAGGTGCTTAAAGGTATGACCTCAGAGTCTGATTCTGTTGGGTTGACACCGGGAGAGAAGAGTGAATTGGCCCTCTCTGCTCTTGGTGGTTGTGTCTTCTACCTCAAAAAATGCCTTATTGATCAGGAGCTTTTATCAATGGCTAATTTTGAAGAATATATTCCCTTGGATTCTGACACGGTCCGTGCTACAGGACCTGGTGCTGTATTTGCTAAAGCCAGTCAACGAATGGTGCTAGATGCTGTGACATTAAACAACTTGGAGATTTTTCTGAATGGAACAAATGGTTCTACTGAAGGGACCCTGTTAGACAAGATTGATACTTGCTATACTCCCTTCGGTAAGCGGCTCCTAAAGCAATGGCTTTGTGCCCCACTCTGTAACCCTTATGTTATCAGTGATCGTCTAGATGCCATAGAAGACCTAATGGTTGTGCCTGACAAAATCTCTGAGGTTGTAGACCTTCTAAAGAAGCTTCCAGACCTTGAGAGGCTACTGAGTAAAATTCATAATGTTGGCTCACCCCTGAAGAGCCAGAACCACCCAGATAGCAGGGCTATAATGTATGAAGAaaccacatacagcaaaaaaaagattattgattttctttctgctctGGAAGGATTCAAAGTACTATGTAAAATTATAGGGGTTATGGAGGAAGTCGTTGATGACTTTAAGTCTAAAATCCTTAAGCAGGTCCTTACTCTGCAGGCAAAAAATCCTGAAGGCCGCTTTCCTGATTTGACTTTAGAACTAAACCGATGGGATACAGCCTTTGACCATGAAAAGGCTCGAAAGACTGGACTGATTACTCCCAAGGCAGGATTTGACTCTGATTATGATCAAGCTCTTGCTGACATAagagaaaatgaacagagcctcctGGAATACTTGGAGAAACAGCGTAGTAGAATTGGCTGTAGGACCATAGTCTACTGGGGAATTGGTAGGAATCGCTACCAGTTGGAAATTCCCGAGAATTTCATCACCCGTAATTTGCCAGAAGAATATGAGTTGAAATCTACCAAGAAGGGCTGTAAACGATACTGgaccaaaacaattgagaaaaagtTGGCTAATCTGATAAATGCTGAAGAACGGAGAGATGTATCATTAAAGGACTGCATGCGGCGACTGTTCTATAACTTTGATAAAAATTACAAGGACTGGCAGGCTGCTGTGGAGTGCATCGCAGTGTTGG ATGTCTTACTGTGCCTGGCCAACTACAGTCGAGGGGGTGATGGTCCTATGTGTCGTCCAGTAATTCTGTTGCCAGAAGAAGATACTCCTCCCTTTCTAGACCTTAAAGGATCACGCCACCCCTGCATTACGAAGACTTTTTTTGGTGATAACTTTATTCCAAATGACATTCTAATAGGctgtgaggaagaggaagaaaatggcaAAGCTTACTGTGTGCTTGTTACTGGACCGAATATGGGGGGCAAGTCTACGCTCATGAGACAG gcCGGCCTACTGGTTGTAATGGCCCAGATGGGTTGCTATGTACCAGCTGAAGTGTGTAGGCTCACACCAATCGACAGAGTGTTTACTAGACTTGGTGCCTCAGACAGAATAATGTCAG gcgAAAGTACATTTTTTGTTGAATTGAGTGAAACTGCCAGTATACTTAAACATGCAACAGCACATTCTCTGGTGCTTGTGGATGAATTAG